One Mycolicibacterium rufum genomic window, GCACTCCATCGTCGGCGGCAGCTGCACCAGCAGCGGCCCGGCCCGGTCGCCGAGTTCGCCCCAGCCGCGGTGCAGGCGTTCGGTCCACACCTCCGGATCGCGCAGCCGGCGGGCATGGGTCAGCCCGCGCGCCGCCTTCACCGTCATCAGGAACCCGGGCGGCACCTGGTCGCGCCAGCGGGCGAACCACGCATCCGGCGGCCACCGGTAGAAACTGCCGTTGAGCTCGACGGTGTCGAACTCGGCGGCGTAGCGCTCCAGCCGTCGCGCCGCGGGGAGCCCCCGTTCGTAGAGCACGCCCACCCAGTGGTTGTAGGACCACCCGGAGGTGCCGATGCGGATCGTCACGCCCGGTCGGGTACCCCGCCGCTGGACGATCACCGGAGTTTGACGATCACCGCAGTGGCAATCGCTAGGACGTGACCGCCTACCGACCGCTGCTGCAGGAACTGCTGTTCGCCTACGGCCCGTGCGGTCAGGAGGACGCGGTCCGCGACATCTGCCTACGCGAGCTCGAGCCCGTGGTCGACGAGGCGTGGACCGACCCGGCGGGCAACGTGATCGGCGTGCTGCGCGGCGGCGCCGAAGGAAGCGGGGCGCCCGCCGTGCGGGTGATGGCGCACATGGACGAGCTGTCGATGCTCGTCAAGCGCATCGACGACGACGGCACCCTGCACCTGACGCCGCTGGGCACGATGTACCCGGGCAACTTCGGGCTCGGGCCGGTGGCCGTGCTTGGGCAGCACAGCACGGTGTGTGGCGTGCTGGCGCTGGGCTCCGAGCACACCACCCAGGAGAGCCCCCGCATCTGGCAGACCAAGCCCGATCAGGGCGGCAAGGCGCTGGACTGGCCGGACGTCTATGTCTTCACCGGGCTGTCCACCACCGAACTCGGCCACGCCGGCGTCGCGCCGGGCACCCGGGTCTGCGTCGACCGCAGCAGGCGCACGCTCGTCGACGTCGGCAACGACTACCTCGGCTGCTACTTTCTCGACGACCGGGCCGCGCTCACCGCGTTGCTGTGCTGCGCCCGCGACCTGCGCGCCGGCGCGGCGCCGTCGGGGGACGTGTACTTCGTCTGCACCACCAACGAAGAGATCGGCGGGATCGGCGGCGGATATGCCAGCCGCACGCTGCCCGGCGATCTCACGCTCGCGCTCGAGGTCGGGCCCACCGAACCCGAGTACGGCACGCAGGTCGGGGGCGGCCCGATCGTCGCCTACAGCGACGCGCTGTGCGTCTACGACAAGTCGGTGGCCGACCGGCTGATGGACATGGCCGACGAACTGGGCCTCGCCCCGCAGCCCGCGGTGCTCGGCGCCTTCGAGTCCGATGCCTCGCACGCCAAGGCCAGCGCGCTGGCGCCGCAGGCGGCGCTGCTGTGCCTGCCGACGCTGAGCACCCACGGTTACGAGGTGATCGCCGACGGCGCCATCCCGGCGATGGCCGATGTGCTGACCGGGTTCCTGCGCGACCCGTGGCGCCGGACGGACTAGCCGCGGGCGTCGGCCGGATTCGCGCCCAGCGGGGAGTCGTGCCGCACCGTCTCGTCGCGGATTAGGCCACGCAGCAGCGCGGTGCTGAACTCGACCGCGATCTCGCCGGCCGTGCGCCGGCCGTGCGGCCGCAACCAGCGGTAGGAGCCCAGCGTCATCCCGATGTAGCCGAGCGCCAGCACATGGGAGTCGCACTCGTAGAACTCGCCGCTGGCGATGCCGCGGTCGATCACGTCGCGGACGTGCTCGTAGACCTGGGTCTCCTTCTCCCGGATGTAGGCCACCTGCTCCTCGGTGAACCACTCGGTGATGTAGGGCCCCTCCTGGAAGTAGACCGCCGCGCGTTCGATGTCGCTGGCGATGCCGACCAGCAGACGGCGGGTGAAGTGGTAGATCGTCTCGCGGGCCG contains:
- a CDS encoding M42 family metallopeptidase, translating into MTAYRPLLQELLFAYGPCGQEDAVRDICLRELEPVVDEAWTDPAGNVIGVLRGGAEGSGAPAVRVMAHMDELSMLVKRIDDDGTLHLTPLGTMYPGNFGLGPVAVLGQHSTVCGVLALGSEHTTQESPRIWQTKPDQGGKALDWPDVYVFTGLSTTELGHAGVAPGTRVCVDRSRRTLVDVGNDYLGCYFLDDRAALTALLCCARDLRAGAAPSGDVYFVCTTNEEIGGIGGGYASRTLPGDLTLALEVGPTEPEYGTQVGGGPIVAYSDALCVYDKSVADRLMDMADELGLAPQPAVLGAFESDASHAKASALAPQAALLCLPTLSTHGYEVIADGAIPAMADVLTGFLRDPWRRTD
- a CDS encoding TetR/AcrR family transcriptional regulator translates to MSETAVPTGPSNGMSRREELLAVATKLFAARGYHGTRMDDVADAVGLNKATVYHYYASKSLILYDIYKGAADFTVDALHDDPSASARETIYHFTRRLLVGIASDIERAAVYFQEGPYITEWFTEEQVAYIREKETQVYEHVRDVIDRGIASGEFYECDSHVLALGYIGMTLGSYRWLRPHGRRTAGEIAVEFSTALLRGLIRDETVRHDSPLGANPADARG